The genomic DNA CAGCCGACATCGCAACCAAGAGATTCTGCAACAAAACGGAGTGGCAACATTGTCCTATCATTTATTATGATTGGTTTTACATTATGATTATCTGTGTCAATATATACTCCTATCCCGTTTATTAATAATATTAGCAGTAATACATATTGAAAGCTTTATGGCTTAGGCATTTATAAATTAAATTCATTTAACTTGAAAAGATTTAAAGTTTGGGATAGAATTTATATTAAGGAGATGAACAATGAAAGCGCAAAAGAAGACAATTAAAGGTTCTAATACTCAAACCAAAATGAAAACACCAATAGTTGCTTTCTTTAGTACAGGTAACTTATGAAAAACTATAGCGTGATTATTATAGGCGGGGGGCCTGCTGGAGCAACAGTAGGGCAATATCTAAAAGAAAAAAATATCGACTATCTCATTATAGAAAAAGGAGGAAGCTATAGAGACAAAGTATGCGCAGGCGGTATCCCTCCTGGAATAAT from Caldisericota bacterium includes the following:
- a CDS encoding copper amine oxidase N-terminal domain-containing protein, which translates into the protein MLILLINGIGVYIDTDNHNVKPIIINDRTMLPLRFVAESLGCDVGWDNDTRIIMITYGG